From a region of the Paenibacillus sp. FSL R10-2734 genome:
- a CDS encoding sugar ABC transporter permease, whose protein sequence is MARLWKKNAIPYLFLLPWLIGLLALTVGPMISSVYYSLTNYDVISSPTYIGFDNYKKMFMDDPRFYTSLKVTFIYVFTSVPLKLIFALLVASLMNKGLRGLTFYRTLYYLPTLLGGSVAIAVLWRKIFGATGIVNHFLLLFFGIEAPDWIANPEYSLYTIVALSVWQFGSSMIIFLAGLKQIPQDFYEAAQVDGASKWKQFLKITIPLLTPVIFFNLIMQLISAFQAFTQSFIISGGTGGPIDSTLFYTLYLYLKGFSFYEMGYASAMAWVLLIIIAFFTFIIFSTSKSWVHYGDGGK, encoded by the coding sequence ATGGCGAGATTATGGAAGAAAAATGCGATTCCGTACCTTTTTTTATTGCCTTGGCTCATTGGATTGCTAGCATTGACTGTTGGACCAATGATAAGCTCCGTTTATTATTCATTAACCAATTATGATGTCATTTCTTCTCCAACGTATATCGGATTTGATAATTACAAAAAAATGTTTATGGATGACCCGCGGTTCTATACATCATTAAAAGTTACATTTATATATGTATTCACATCGGTACCACTAAAGCTGATCTTTGCCTTGCTCGTAGCAAGTTTAATGAATAAAGGGTTACGTGGGCTAACTTTTTATCGGACACTATATTATCTTCCTACATTATTAGGCGGAAGTGTGGCCATTGCTGTGCTGTGGCGTAAAATCTTCGGTGCAACCGGAATTGTTAATCATTTTCTGCTTCTATTCTTTGGTATTGAAGCGCCTGATTGGATTGCGAATCCAGAGTATTCACTCTATACCATCGTTGCGTTGTCAGTGTGGCAATTTGGCTCATCTATGATTATATTTCTCGCAGGCTTGAAGCAAATTCCCCAAGACTTCTATGAAGCAGCGCAAGTAGATGGCGCAAGTAAATGGAAGCAGTTTTTGAAGATTACGATTCCTTTGTTAACACCGGTAATCTTTTTTAACCTCATCATGCAGCTTATTTCAGCATTTCAAGCATTTACCCAATCCTTCATTATTAGTGGAGGTACAGGAGGGCCAATTGATTCCACATTGTTCTATACGTTGTATTTATATTTAAAGGGCTTCTCATTCTATGAAATGGGCTATGCTTCAGCAATGGCCTGGGTTTTACTAATAATTATCGCATTCTTTACATTCATTATTTTCTCAACATCAAAATCCTGGGTACATTACGGAGACGGGGGGAAATAG
- a CDS encoding response regulator encodes MIYHMLIVDDEPIVRNGLLSFKWEKLGFEAVHACNNGREALQWLNANPVELVMTDIKMPGIDGIALSERIKELYPDIIVILLTGYNEFSYAQQAIKHGVFDFLLKPTTDEDFELVFTKAYKYLMEKEEQKRIQETMMYHFLLRNQTIDIHIQNNMLKTDIVLPDTFRLLLIYIHKEVINDELSMIMDSHKFVQISKREWVTFVTDEETNALLEMFENHDIMLGISSIKKDPNEISTAYIEVNSALNEKFLVPNKRIFQYSEQTNEDNEMLLVIGLLKKIINLNSHTQGLKIKNLNEFIVDILKEMKTKLISTPYIKQLLTSFISILEGELIMFPFFPADEWSMKKKSFLQTLKKAENMEIIEDFMLNEICYFLDKICNMKTQTKELIKLNHVLEHIHMHYDKMLSLDVIAEAFNMHPNSFSKWFKETKGVNFIDYLTRFRIDKSRELLEHSDLKLSQIAETVGFMDPRYFGQVFKRIMNLTPSEYRTLFLKV; translated from the coding sequence ATGATCTATCATATGTTAATTGTTGATGATGAACCCATCGTACGAAATGGTCTACTTTCATTTAAATGGGAAAAGCTTGGGTTTGAGGCAGTTCACGCTTGTAACAATGGACGTGAGGCACTTCAATGGTTGAATGCAAACCCTGTAGAGTTGGTAATGACCGATATTAAAATGCCAGGAATTGATGGTATAGCGCTCAGTGAGAGAATAAAAGAGTTATATCCAGATATAATAGTAATTCTATTAACTGGATATAATGAATTTTCATATGCTCAACAAGCTATCAAACACGGAGTCTTTGACTTTTTATTGAAACCTACAACTGATGAGGATTTTGAACTCGTATTCACTAAAGCGTATAAGTATTTAATGGAAAAAGAAGAACAGAAACGAATTCAGGAAACTATGATGTACCACTTTCTTTTGAGAAATCAAACCATAGATATTCACATTCAAAATAATATGTTAAAAACTGATATTGTTCTACCAGATACGTTTCGGCTTCTACTCATTTACATTCATAAAGAAGTAATCAATGATGAACTTTCTATGATCATGGATTCACATAAATTTGTACAAATTAGTAAAAGAGAATGGGTAACATTTGTAACAGATGAAGAAACTAATGCTCTATTAGAAATGTTTGAGAATCACGATATTATGTTAGGAATCTCATCCATCAAGAAGGATCCAAATGAAATATCTACTGCATATATAGAGGTAAACAGTGCACTTAATGAGAAGTTCTTAGTACCTAACAAACGAATATTTCAATATTCAGAGCAAACAAACGAAGATAACGAAATGCTACTAGTTATAGGCTTATTAAAAAAAATTATAAACTTAAATAGTCACACTCAAGGATTGAAAATTAAAAATTTAAATGAGTTTATCGTTGATATCTTAAAAGAAATGAAAACCAAGCTTATTTCTACACCTTACATAAAACAATTACTAACATCATTTATTTCTATTCTAGAAGGCGAATTGATAATGTTCCCATTTTTCCCTGCAGATGAATGGAGCATGAAAAAGAAGAGTTTCTTACAAACGTTAAAAAAGGCTGAAAACATGGAGATTATTGAGGATTTTATGCTCAACGAAATATGTTACTTTTTAGATAAAATATGTAATATGAAAACGCAGACTAAAGAGCTGATCAAACTTAATCATGTGTTAGAGCATATTCATATGCATTATGACAAGATGCTTTCTCTTGATGTTATTGCAGAAGCTTTTAACATGCATCCCAATTCATTTTCCAAATGGTTTAAAGAAACAAAAGGAGTTAATTTTATTGATTATCTAACTAGATTTCGTATAGATAAATCTCGAGAATTATTAGAACATAGTGATCTCAAATTAAGCCAAATTGCAGAAACAGTTGGTTTTATGGATCCCCGCTATTTTGGCCAAGTATTTAAAAGAATAATGAACTTGACTCCAAGTGAATACAGAACACTTTTCTTAAAAGTATGA
- a CDS encoding sugar ABC transporter substrate-binding protein, translated as MTKNRIMLFVTILTIITLLSACTPGGADKVSSDDQSANGSKESVELRFSWWGSQVRTENTLKVIELFEKKYPNIKITGEYVGGTDGYWNKINTQIAGGNAPDLIQLGNNFPEYVSRNTLLDLNPYIGKKINVDHIDKTTIAAGQVDGITYGISLGSNSFGVAYNTELIKKAGMEPPNGDWTWDGFGKYAADLTKALGKGIYGTVDESRFPLLFNFMARQSGHSLYRDGKVSVVEQDFVNWLSMWDKFRKEGATTTAEMAAAYTESPDNSSFVEGKTAMHFIWSNQVNAYQKVMKDEINIVLPPNGGQSAEKGLWLQPSQVVSVNAKTKYPEEAAMFIDFMVNDPEATMILGNERGIPASATAREALMKNATPQDKKIYDFIDIAIQNSTTNDPEPPNGNEFTTEMLNISQSVAFGKKSIAEGSKVLFEKVLTTVNK; from the coding sequence ATGACTAAAAACAGAATCATGTTGTTTGTCACTATCTTAACGATTATTACACTACTTAGCGCATGTACACCTGGGGGAGCAGATAAGGTATCATCCGATGATCAATCAGCAAATGGCTCCAAAGAATCAGTAGAGCTACGGTTTTCATGGTGGGGATCACAGGTCCGTACAGAAAATACGTTAAAAGTCATTGAGTTATTTGAAAAGAAATACCCGAACATTAAAATTACGGGTGAATACGTCGGTGGAACAGATGGGTATTGGAACAAGATTAACACCCAAATTGCTGGTGGTAATGCCCCTGACCTGATCCAATTAGGGAATAACTTTCCCGAATATGTTAGTCGCAACACATTGCTAGACCTTAATCCGTACATCGGTAAAAAAATTAATGTTGATCATATTGATAAAACCACAATTGCTGCTGGACAGGTCGATGGCATAACCTATGGCATTAGTCTTGGATCGAACAGTTTTGGAGTCGCTTACAATACGGAGCTAATAAAGAAGGCAGGGATGGAGCCGCCTAATGGTGATTGGACTTGGGATGGGTTTGGCAAATATGCTGCAGATTTGACGAAGGCGCTGGGTAAAGGGATATACGGTACGGTAGATGAGTCCAGATTTCCATTGCTATTTAATTTTATGGCACGTCAATCAGGTCATAGCTTATATCGGGATGGCAAGGTTTCTGTGGTAGAGCAGGATTTTGTAAATTGGCTATCAATGTGGGATAAGTTCCGTAAAGAGGGAGCGACTACCACTGCTGAAATGGCAGCAGCATATACAGAGTCACCAGATAACTCCAGCTTTGTAGAAGGGAAGACAGCAATGCATTTTATTTGGTCTAATCAAGTGAATGCATATCAAAAAGTAATGAAGGATGAAATAAACATCGTACTTCCTCCAAATGGCGGTCAGAGCGCAGAAAAAGGATTATGGCTGCAACCTAGTCAGGTAGTGAGCGTGAATGCAAAAACAAAGTATCCTGAGGAAGCTGCTATGTTCATTGATTTCATGGTGAATGATCCAGAGGCAACAATGATTTTAGGCAATGAACGAGGCATACCAGCCTCTGCTACGGCGCGTGAGGCATTAATGAAGAATGCTACACCTCAAGATAAGAAAATCTATGACTTTATAGATATCGCAATACAGAACTCCACTACAAATGACCCAGAGCCACCAAATGGTAATGAATTTACAACTGAAATGCTTAATATAAGTCAGTCTGTTGCTTTTGGGAAGAAGAGTATCGCAGAAGGTTCAAAAGTTTTATTTGAAAAGGTACTAACCACTGTAAACAAATAA
- a CDS encoding aldo/keto reductase, protein MQYVKLGNTGMDVSRICLGCMSFGDVERWNHPWLLNEEQSRPIIKRALELGINFFDTANIYSTGASEEIMGRALKDYANRDEIVLATKVFFRMKEGPNGAGLSRKAIMNEIDQSLKRLGTDYVDLYQIHRWDYDTPIEETMEALHDVVKAGKARHIGASAMYAWQFQKALHVAEQHGWTRFAAMQNHYNLIYREDEREMLPLCKEEKIGVIPYSPLASGKLARAWSETTYRSETDQAQKSKYGPTAQQDQLVAERLMQIAEERGLPRAQVALAWMLQKEPVTAPIIGVTKIDHLDDAVDALSVTLTPEEMQALEELYVPHPVVGALPPR, encoded by the coding sequence ATGCAATATGTGAAGCTAGGAAATACAGGCATGGATGTATCGCGCATTTGTCTAGGTTGTATGAGCTTTGGTGATGTTGAGCGGTGGAACCATCCGTGGTTACTAAACGAAGAGCAGAGTCGGCCGATTATAAAAAGAGCGCTGGAGCTCGGCATCAATTTTTTTGATACGGCAAATATTTATTCGACAGGTGCGAGTGAAGAAATTATGGGCAGAGCCCTTAAGGATTATGCCAATCGTGATGAAATCGTTCTTGCAACAAAGGTATTCTTCCGTATGAAGGAGGGGCCAAACGGTGCGGGATTGTCTAGAAAAGCCATCATGAATGAGATTGATCAGAGCTTGAAAAGACTCGGTACGGATTATGTAGATCTATATCAGATTCATCGGTGGGATTACGATACGCCAATCGAGGAAACGATGGAGGCGCTGCATGATGTAGTGAAGGCGGGGAAGGCGAGACATATTGGGGCCTCCGCCATGTACGCATGGCAATTCCAGAAGGCATTGCATGTTGCTGAGCAGCATGGCTGGACGCGATTCGCCGCTATGCAGAATCATTATAATCTCATCTATCGCGAGGATGAGCGCGAGATGCTGCCGCTCTGTAAAGAGGAGAAAATCGGAGTGATTCCCTATAGCCCGCTTGCTTCAGGAAAATTAGCGCGCGCTTGGTCCGAGACAACCTACCGTTCGGAGACAGACCAAGCCCAGAAAAGCAAATATGGTCCGACGGCCCAGCAAGACCAATTGGTCGCGGAGAGACTTATGCAAATCGCAGAGGAGCGTGGACTTCCACGCGCTCAAGTTGCCTTGGCGTGGATGCTGCAGAAGGAGCCTGTAACAGCGCCGATTATCGGGGTCACGAAGATCGACCATCTTGATGATGCCGTCGATGCGCTCTCAGTAACATTAACGCCTGAGGAAATGCAAGCTTTAGAAGAGCTCTATGTTCCGCATCCAGTTGTAGGTGCTTTGCCACCGCGATAA
- a CDS encoding sensor histidine kinase, with protein sequence MFNKFSFSFRSKILLIVLLTGIIPISISGYLSNLKYNQLLEDQAHDITEQALKQGDGYISMYLSELEWLGTTIATNQLVLDTLNKSYSSIYDKVLDAGNIKQALSQYIYSRWDIERIDLFGFNGFSFTGGYSMYPIDESEPWVQEVMKRDGQPYWFFSENQDQDFIEYSRVISQNGQPLGIIRIMLPSYRLDTIIKKYQPNNTGFLFLIDKNHHSLIDSNEAVSEIIDRLDYSHNTKYQYVSLHGMEMLVTIHQLESVDWIFVSVIPREDILKGTGQIREYFLNTAIVILLITLTLVFWIIRYFTKPIKEVIGLMHDVENSNFTSRMTIRTNDDIGMLAKSYNRMVQRVRELIEKVYEQQRLKNEAQWSALQAQINPHFLYNTLDSINWMARMNNIPDISKMITALSMLFKLSLSKTDKYILIEEELMYIKYYAQIQEIRFSDRIHIYVDVPDSILKYKIPRFILQPLVENAVIHGLEPKEDPGEIHIKGGEYEDKVFFIIQDNGVGIPEERLKELLLPKPNDSDHSQHLGLNNVDERIKLLYGQEWGLKIDSIENMGTIVEVWLLKDFLKGGTSQ encoded by the coding sequence ATGTTCAATAAATTTTCCTTTAGCTTTAGGAGCAAAATATTACTTATTGTTCTACTCACTGGCATCATCCCCATTTCTATCAGTGGGTATTTGTCTAATCTAAAATATAACCAGCTTTTAGAAGATCAAGCTCATGACATTACTGAGCAAGCGCTTAAACAAGGTGATGGCTATATAAGTATGTATCTCTCAGAGTTAGAATGGCTTGGAACTACTATTGCCACAAATCAACTTGTACTAGATACCCTCAATAAAAGTTACTCATCGATTTACGATAAAGTGCTTGATGCTGGGAATATTAAACAAGCATTGAGTCAATATATATATTCGCGCTGGGATATTGAGAGAATTGATCTATTTGGATTTAATGGTTTCTCTTTTACAGGAGGGTATTCTATGTATCCTATAGATGAATCTGAGCCTTGGGTTCAGGAGGTCATGAAACGTGATGGTCAACCTTACTGGTTCTTCTCAGAAAATCAGGATCAGGACTTTATTGAATATTCCCGAGTTATATCTCAGAATGGCCAGCCTTTAGGGATTATAAGAATTATGTTGCCTAGTTACCGTTTAGATACAATTATCAAAAAATACCAACCTAATAATACAGGTTTCTTATTTCTAATAGATAAGAACCATCACTCCTTAATTGATAGTAATGAGGCTGTTAGTGAGATAATTGATCGCCTTGACTATTCGCACAATACAAAATACCAGTATGTCAGCCTACATGGAATGGAAATGTTAGTCACAATACACCAGCTAGAGAGCGTAGATTGGATTTTTGTTTCTGTAATCCCACGAGAGGATATCCTTAAGGGGACAGGACAAATTCGCGAGTATTTTCTGAACACTGCAATTGTAATTCTCCTAATAACTTTGACATTAGTATTTTGGATCATTCGTTATTTCACAAAGCCTATTAAAGAAGTTATTGGCTTAATGCATGATGTAGAGAATAGTAATTTCACCTCACGAATGACGATTAGAACAAATGATGATATCGGAATGCTCGCAAAAAGCTATAACAGGATGGTACAAAGAGTAAGGGAACTGATTGAAAAGGTATATGAACAGCAACGCTTAAAAAATGAAGCACAATGGAGCGCATTACAGGCTCAAATCAATCCTCATTTTCTTTATAACACACTAGATTCCATAAATTGGATGGCAAGAATGAATAATATCCCCGACATCAGTAAAATGATAACTGCTTTGTCCATGTTATTTAAATTATCTCTTTCCAAAACAGATAAATATATTCTAATTGAGGAAGAGTTAATGTATATAAAATATTACGCTCAAATCCAAGAAATCCGATTTTCGGATCGAATCCATATCTATGTGGATGTACCAGATTCAATTCTTAAATACAAAATCCCTAGGTTTATATTACAACCTCTAGTAGAAAATGCTGTAATTCATGGGCTAGAACCCAAGGAGGATCCAGGAGAGATTCATATAAAGGGTGGGGAATATGAGGACAAAGTTTTTTTCATTATTCAAGATAATGGTGTAGGAATTCCTGAAGAAAGGTTAAAGGAACTATTATTACCTAAACCAAACGACAGTGATCATTCCCAACATCTCGGCCTAAATAACGTTGATGAGAGGATTAAGTTGTTATATGGACAGGAATGGGGATTGAAAATTGATAGCATTGAGAATATGGGAACTATTGTAGAAGTATGGCTGCTCAAAGATTTTCTCAAAGGAGGCACTTCACAATGA
- a CDS encoding PP2C family serine/threonine-protein phosphatase, translating to MKVYVSVQCGAGKKQCEDIVLIGDMLVCGGNAEYALQLKGSVCIADGVGGNAGGNFAATFVAEGVKNINLEQIVNETELQQKLENINIALITEGIKKGLSTAATTLTGIVCSGDKILLVHIGNTRSYVLQGGYLKQLTTDHTVYNRLLKMGRIDDASQCRKNEITNCFGGGKAILFDSISIAELQKFNTLLLTSDGVHDFIGIDELESLMMAGISEKEICQSIVQAAIEAGSKDDISVVIIKK from the coding sequence ATGAAAGTTTATGTTTCAGTGCAGTGCGGGGCTGGAAAAAAACAGTGTGAGGACATTGTTCTTATAGGAGATATGCTTGTTTGTGGAGGCAATGCAGAATATGCACTACAATTAAAAGGTTCTGTTTGTATAGCCGATGGAGTAGGCGGGAACGCTGGTGGGAATTTTGCCGCAACCTTTGTTGCTGAGGGAGTAAAAAACATAAACTTAGAGCAAATAGTCAATGAAACGGAACTTCAGCAAAAATTAGAAAACATTAATATTGCTTTGATTACTGAGGGAATTAAGAAGGGGCTTTCAACAGCAGCAACTACTCTAACAGGGATCGTGTGTTCAGGAGACAAAATACTTCTTGTTCATATTGGTAATACTAGATCATACGTTCTGCAGGGGGGCTATCTTAAGCAGTTAACAACAGACCATACGGTATATAACCGCCTGTTGAAAATGGGGAGAATTGATGACGCTTCTCAATGCAGGAAAAATGAAATAACAAACTGCTTTGGGGGCGGAAAGGCAATCTTATTCGACAGTATTAGCATTGCAGAGTTACAAAAATTTAATACATTACTGCTGACATCGGATGGAGTTCATGATTTTATCGGAATAGATGAGTTGGAAAGTTTAATGATGGCCGGAATATCTGAAAAAGAGATTTGCCAAAGTATTGTACAAGCTGCCATTGAAGCGGGCTCGAAAGATGATATTTCAGTTGTCATAATCAAAAAATAA